One stretch of Centroberyx gerrardi isolate f3 chromosome 13, fCenGer3.hap1.cur.20231027, whole genome shotgun sequence DNA includes these proteins:
- the LOC139931573 gene encoding kinesin-like protein KIF2C, whose amino-acid sequence MESTSSLSRLLVGLSVQISRSDGRVHLASVKSVDATKSTVMVEWHERNICRGKEVEVSELCGLNPELLDHINSVTAKAATPPRPAPGKKFEGRLRSSRIPAPPSSSAPAATRAEETVARKSQARQTCLFQVPAPAAAPVPTPESAQPNPETLYPDIPPASVLTNSAIPNLQRRRNEAKQSALPSLSEVSKENDEVAKRPPVPVVTGRRRSVAPQELNKGSKRLSCVAKPLDTQTKKGKFGEAARPNQKFYQMIEEFRETLEITPMSATDPVETHRICVCVRKRPLNKQEVTKKEIDVVSVPGNGGLLVHEPKQKVDLTKYLDNQVFQFDYSFDETATNDLVYRFTAKPLVQSIFEGAMATCFAYGQTGSGKTHTMGGDFTGKHQNNAKGIYALAAQDVFALLSQRRYASLDLCPYVSFFEIYNGKVYDLLNKKAKLRVLEDERQQVQVVGLREVCVSTAEDVIKMIEMGTACRTSGQTSANANSSRSHAILQIVLRRSDRAATLHGKFSLVDLAGNERGTDVSSNDRSTLVETAEINRSLLALKECIRSLGMNSDHIPFRMSTLTKVLRDSFIGEKSRTCMIAMVSPGMTSCDYTMNTLRYADRVKELNGSSKAGGAAKALEPMDSSSEEESVDPSVYDAISQVSELEEKVYVALQGANELVKAMEQTLYNIETGLPDLVDHARKLLDTVLALQSSVDQERLARLNPNCR is encoded by the exons ATGGAGAGCACGAGCAGCCTTTCACGACTTCTCGTCGGGCTTTCGGTGCAGATCAGTCGGAGTGACG GTCGAGTGCATCTTGCCAGCGTGAAATCCGTTGATGCCACCAAGTCCACCGTCATGGTGGAGTGGCACGAGAGGAACATCTGCCGAGGGAAGGAG GTTGAAGTGTCAGAGTTGTGTGGACTCAATCCAGAACTGCTGGACCACATAAACTCTGTCACTGCCAAAGCTGCCACCCCCCCACGTCCTGCCCCAGGGAAG AAGTTTGAGGGTCGACTGCGTTCATCCAGGATTCctgcccctccctcct CCTCTGCTCCAGCAGCCACCCGAGCTGAAGAGACAG TTGCCAGGAAGTCTCAGGCCAGGCAGACATGTCTGTTCCAGGTCCCTGCCCCTGCTGCAGCACCAGTCCCGACCCCAGAGTCTGCTCAGCCAAACCCAGAGACTCTCTACCCTGATATCCCTCCTGCATCAGTCCTCACAAACTCTG CGATTCCTAACCTGCAGCGCAGGAGGAACGAGGCCAAACAGTCGGCTCTGCCTTCCCTCAGTGAGGTCAGCAAGGAAAATGATGAGGTAGCGAAACGTCCTCCTGTGCCTGTAGTCACAG GCAGAAGGAGATCTGTGGCCCCGCAGGAACTAAACAAGGGCAGCAAAAGGCTGTCTTGTGTTGCTAAGCCCCTGGACACACAGACCAAGAAGGGAAAG TTTGGAGAGGCTGCTCGACCCAACCAGAAATTCTACCAGATGATCGAAGAATTCAGAGAAACCCTGGAAATAACTCCCATGTCAGCCACTGACCCG GTTGAAACTCATAGAATTTGTGTTTGCGTTCGCAAGCGGCCACTCAACAAGCAAG AGGTCACTAAGAAGGAGATAGACGTGGTCTCTGTACCTGGGAACGGTGGTCTGCTGGTCCACGAGCCAAAACAGAAGGTGGACCTCACCAAGTACCTGGACAACCAGGTGTTCCAATTTGACTACTCCTTTGACGAGACCGCCACCAACGACTTGGTCTACAG GTTCACAGCCAAACCTTTGGTCCAGTCCATTTTTGAAGGTGCCATGGCAACATGTTTTGCCTACGGCCAGACAGGAAGTGGAAAGACTCAT ACAATGGGAGGTGATTTCACTGGGAAGCACCAGAACAACGCTAAAGGCATCTACGCCTTGGCAG CCCAGGATGTTTTTGCCCTTCTGAGCCAGAGGAGATATGCTAGTCTGGATCTTTGTCCCTACGTCAGCTTCTTTGAGATTTACAATGGCAAG GTGTATGACCTGCTGAATAAGAAGGCCAAGCTGCGTGTTCTGGAGGATGAGCGGCAGCAGGTTCAGGTGGTCGGCCTGCGGGAGGTGTGCGTGTCCACAGCAGAAGACGTCATCAAGATGATAGAGATGGGCACTGCCTGCAG GACGTCGGGCCAGACATCGGCCAACGCCAACTCATCCCGCTCACACGCCATCCTCCAGATTGTCCTGCGCCGCAGTGACCGCGCCGCCACGCTGCACGGCAAGTTTTCTTTGGTTGACCTGGCAGGCAACGAGCGCGGCACGGACGTTAGCAGCAACGACCGCAGCACGCTGGTCGAGACTGCCGAGATCAACCGCAGCCTCCTGGCTCTCAAG GAGTGTATTCGTTCACTGGGAATGAACAGCGATCACATTCCATTCAGGATGAGCACTTTGACCAAAGTCCTCAGAGATTCCTTCATTGGAGAGAAGTCCAGGACCTGCATG ATTGCTATGGTGTCTCCAGGCATGACATCATGTGACTACACAATGAACACACTACGCTACGCTGACAG GGTCAAGGAGCTGAATGGCTCGTCCAAAGCTGGTGGAGCAGCTAAGGCACTAGAGCCCATGGATAGCTCATCAGAAGAG GAGTCTGTGGATCCCAGTGTGTATGATGCCATATCTCAGGTGtcagagctggaggagaaggtTTATGTGGCGCTCCAG GGGGCCAATGAGCTCGTCAAGGCAATGGAACAAACTTTGTATAACATTGAGACGGGACTTCCTGACCTGGTGGATCATGCCAGAAAACTGCTGG ATACCGTGTTGGCTTTGCAGTCTAGTGTGGATCAAGAGCGACTGGCAAGGTTGAACCCCAATTGTCGCTGA
- the LOC139931532 gene encoding kinesin-like protein KIF2C isoform X1, with the protein MESTSSLSRLLVGLSVQISRSDGRVHLASVKSVDATKSTVMVEWHERNICRGKEVEVSELCGLNPELLDHINSVTAKAATPPRPAPGKKFEGRLRSSRIPAPPSSSAPAATRAEETVARKSQARQTCLFQVPAPAAAPVPTPESAQPNPETLYPDIPPASVLTNSAIPNLQRRRNEAKQSALPSLSEVSKENDEVAKRPPVPVVTGRRRSVAPQELNKGSKRLSCVAKPLDTQTKKGKFGEAARPNQKFYQMIEEFRETLEITPMSATDPVETHRICVCVRKRPLNKQEVTKKEIDVVSVPGNGGLLVHEPKQKVDLTKYLDNQVFQFDYSFDETATNDLVYRFTAKPLVQSIFEGAMATCFAYGQTGSGKTHTMGGDFTGKHQNNAKGIYALAAQDVFALLSQRRYASLDLCPYVSFFEIYNGKVYDLLNKKAKLRVLEDERQQVQVVGLREVCVSTAEDVIKMIEMGTACRTSGQTSANANSSRSHAILQIVLRRSDRAATLHGKFSLVDLAGNERGTDVSSNDRSTLVETAEINRSLLALKECIRSLGMNSDHIPFRMSTLTKVLRDSFIGEKSRTCMIAMVSPGMTSCDYTMNTLRYADRVKELNGSSKAGGAAKALEPMDSSSEEESVDPSVYDAISQVSELEEKVYVELQGANELVKAMEQTSYNIEMGLPDLVDHARKLLDTVLALQSSVDQERLARLNPNCR; encoded by the exons ATGGAGAGCACGAGCAGCCTTTCACGACTTCTCGTCGGGCTTTCGGTGCAGATCAGTCGGAGTGACG GTCGAGTGCATCTTGCCAGCGTGAAATCCGTTGATGCCACCAAGTCCACCGTCATGGTGGAATGGCACGAGAGGAACATCTGCCGAGGGAAGGAG GTTGAAGTGTCAGAGCTGTGTGGACTCAATCCAGAACTGCTGGACCACATAAACTCTGTCACTGCCAAAGCTGCCACCCCCCCACGTCCTGCCCCAGGGAAG AAGTTTGAGGGTCGACTGCGTTCATCCAGGATTCctgcccctccctcct CCTCTGCTCCAGCAGCCACCCGAGCTGAAGAGACAG TTGCCAGGAAGTCTCAGGCCAGGCAGACATGTCTGTTCCAGGTCCCTGCCCCTGCTGCAGCACCAGTCCCGACCCCAGAGTCTGCTCAGCCAAACCCAGAGACTCTCTACCCTGATATCCCTCCTGCATCAGTCCTCACAAACTCTG CGATTCCTAACCTGCAGCGCAGGAGGAACGAGGCCAAACAGTCGGCTCTGCCTTCCCTCAGTGAGGTCAGCAAGGAAAATGATGAGGTAGCGAAACGTCCTCCTGTGCCTGTAGTCACAG GCAGAAGGAGATCTGTGGCCCCGCAGGAACTAAACAAGGGCAGCAAAAGGCTGTCTTGTGTTGCTAAGCCCCTGGACACACAGACCAAGAAGGGAAAG TTTGGAGAGGCTGCTCGACCCAACCAGAAATTCTACCAGATGATCGAAGAATTCAGAGAAACCCTGGAAATAACTCCCATGTCAGCCACTGACCCG GTTGAAACTCATAGAATTTGTGTTTGCGTTCGCAAGCGGCCACTCAACAAGCAAG AGGTCACTAAGAAGGAGATAGACGTGGTCTCTGTACCTGGGAACGGTGGTCTGCTGGTCCACGAGCCAAAACAGAAGGTGGACCTCACCAAGTACCTGGACAACCAGGTGTTCCAATTTGACTACTCCTTTGACGAGACCGCCACCAACGACTTGGTCTACAG GTTCACAGCCAAACCTTTGGTCCAGTCCATTTTTGAAGGTGCCATGGCAACATGTTTTGCCTACGGCCAGACAGGAAGTGGAAAGACTCAT ACAATGGGAGGTGATTTCACTGGGAAGCACCAGAACAACGCTAAAGGCATCTACGCCTTGGCAG CCCAGGATGTTTTTGCCCTTCTGAGCCAGAGGAGATATGCTAGTCTGGATCTTTGTCCCTACGTCAGCTTCTTTGAGATTTACAATGGCAAG GTGTATGACCTGCTGAATAAGAAGGCCAAGCTGCGTGTTCTGGAGGATGAGCGGCAGCAGGTTCAGGTGGTCGGCCTGCGGGAGGTGTGCGTGTCCACAGCAGAAGACGTCATCAAGATGATAGAGATGGGCACTGCCTGCAG GACGTCGGGCCAGACGTCGGCCAACGCCAACTCATCCCGCTCACACGCCATCCTCCAGATTGTCCTGCGCCGCAGTGACCGCGCCGCCACGCTGCACGGCAAGTTTTCTTTGGTTGACCTGGCAGGCAACGAGCGCGGCACGGACGTTAGCAGCAACGACCGCAGCACACTGGTCGAGACTGCCGAGATCAACCGCAGCCTCCTGGCTCTCAAG GAGTGTATTCGTTCACTGGGAATGAACAGCGATCACATTCCATTCAGGATGAGCACTTTGACCAAAGTCCTCAGAGATTCCTTCATTGGAGAGAAGTCCAGGACCTGCATG ATTGCTATGGTGTCTCCAGGCATGACATCATGTGACTACACAATGAACACACTACGCTACGCTGACAG GGTCAAGGAGCTGAATGGCTCGTCCAAAGCTGGTGGAGCAGCTAAGGCACTAGAGCCCATGGATAGCTCATCAGAAGAG GAGTCTGTGGATCCCAGTGTGTATGATGCCATATCTCAGGTGtcagagctggaggagaaggtTTATGTGGAGCTCCAG GGGGCCAATGAGCTCGTCAAGGCAATGGAACAAACTTCGTATAACATTGAGATGGGACTTCCTGACCTGGTGGATCATGCCAGAAAACTGCTGG ATACCGTGTTGGCTTTGCAGTCTAGTGTGGATCAAGAGCGACTGGCAAGGTTGAACCCCAATTGTCGCTGA
- the LOC139931532 gene encoding kinesin-like protein KIF2C isoform X2, whose amino-acid sequence MESTSSLSRLLVGLSVQISRSDGRVHLASVKSVDATKSTVMVEWHERNICRGKEVEVSELCGLNPELLDHINSVTAKAATPPRPAPGKKFEGRLRSSRIPAPPSFARKSQARQTCLFQVPAPAAAPVPTPESAQPNPETLYPDIPPASVLTNSAIPNLQRRRNEAKQSALPSLSEVSKENDEVAKRPPVPVVTGRRRSVAPQELNKGSKRLSCVAKPLDTQTKKGKFGEAARPNQKFYQMIEEFRETLEITPMSATDPVETHRICVCVRKRPLNKQEVTKKEIDVVSVPGNGGLLVHEPKQKVDLTKYLDNQVFQFDYSFDETATNDLVYRFTAKPLVQSIFEGAMATCFAYGQTGSGKTHTMGGDFTGKHQNNAKGIYALAAQDVFALLSQRRYASLDLCPYVSFFEIYNGKVYDLLNKKAKLRVLEDERQQVQVVGLREVCVSTAEDVIKMIEMGTACRTSGQTSANANSSRSHAILQIVLRRSDRAATLHGKFSLVDLAGNERGTDVSSNDRSTLVETAEINRSLLALKECIRSLGMNSDHIPFRMSTLTKVLRDSFIGEKSRTCMIAMVSPGMTSCDYTMNTLRYADRVKELNGSSKAGGAAKALEPMDSSSEEESVDPSVYDAISQVSELEEKVYVELQGANELVKAMEQTSYNIEMGLPDLVDHARKLLDTVLALQSSVDQERLARLNPNCR is encoded by the exons ATGGAGAGCACGAGCAGCCTTTCACGACTTCTCGTCGGGCTTTCGGTGCAGATCAGTCGGAGTGACG GTCGAGTGCATCTTGCCAGCGTGAAATCCGTTGATGCCACCAAGTCCACCGTCATGGTGGAATGGCACGAGAGGAACATCTGCCGAGGGAAGGAG GTTGAAGTGTCAGAGCTGTGTGGACTCAATCCAGAACTGCTGGACCACATAAACTCTGTCACTGCCAAAGCTGCCACCCCCCCACGTCCTGCCCCAGGGAAG AAGTTTGAGGGTCGACTGCGTTCATCCAGGATTCctgcccctccctcct TTGCCAGGAAGTCTCAGGCCAGGCAGACATGTCTGTTCCAGGTCCCTGCCCCTGCTGCAGCACCAGTCCCGACCCCAGAGTCTGCTCAGCCAAACCCAGAGACTCTCTACCCTGATATCCCTCCTGCATCAGTCCTCACAAACTCTG CGATTCCTAACCTGCAGCGCAGGAGGAACGAGGCCAAACAGTCGGCTCTGCCTTCCCTCAGTGAGGTCAGCAAGGAAAATGATGAGGTAGCGAAACGTCCTCCTGTGCCTGTAGTCACAG GCAGAAGGAGATCTGTGGCCCCGCAGGAACTAAACAAGGGCAGCAAAAGGCTGTCTTGTGTTGCTAAGCCCCTGGACACACAGACCAAGAAGGGAAAG TTTGGAGAGGCTGCTCGACCCAACCAGAAATTCTACCAGATGATCGAAGAATTCAGAGAAACCCTGGAAATAACTCCCATGTCAGCCACTGACCCG GTTGAAACTCATAGAATTTGTGTTTGCGTTCGCAAGCGGCCACTCAACAAGCAAG AGGTCACTAAGAAGGAGATAGACGTGGTCTCTGTACCTGGGAACGGTGGTCTGCTGGTCCACGAGCCAAAACAGAAGGTGGACCTCACCAAGTACCTGGACAACCAGGTGTTCCAATTTGACTACTCCTTTGACGAGACCGCCACCAACGACTTGGTCTACAG GTTCACAGCCAAACCTTTGGTCCAGTCCATTTTTGAAGGTGCCATGGCAACATGTTTTGCCTACGGCCAGACAGGAAGTGGAAAGACTCAT ACAATGGGAGGTGATTTCACTGGGAAGCACCAGAACAACGCTAAAGGCATCTACGCCTTGGCAG CCCAGGATGTTTTTGCCCTTCTGAGCCAGAGGAGATATGCTAGTCTGGATCTTTGTCCCTACGTCAGCTTCTTTGAGATTTACAATGGCAAG GTGTATGACCTGCTGAATAAGAAGGCCAAGCTGCGTGTTCTGGAGGATGAGCGGCAGCAGGTTCAGGTGGTCGGCCTGCGGGAGGTGTGCGTGTCCACAGCAGAAGACGTCATCAAGATGATAGAGATGGGCACTGCCTGCAG GACGTCGGGCCAGACGTCGGCCAACGCCAACTCATCCCGCTCACACGCCATCCTCCAGATTGTCCTGCGCCGCAGTGACCGCGCCGCCACGCTGCACGGCAAGTTTTCTTTGGTTGACCTGGCAGGCAACGAGCGCGGCACGGACGTTAGCAGCAACGACCGCAGCACACTGGTCGAGACTGCCGAGATCAACCGCAGCCTCCTGGCTCTCAAG GAGTGTATTCGTTCACTGGGAATGAACAGCGATCACATTCCATTCAGGATGAGCACTTTGACCAAAGTCCTCAGAGATTCCTTCATTGGAGAGAAGTCCAGGACCTGCATG ATTGCTATGGTGTCTCCAGGCATGACATCATGTGACTACACAATGAACACACTACGCTACGCTGACAG GGTCAAGGAGCTGAATGGCTCGTCCAAAGCTGGTGGAGCAGCTAAGGCACTAGAGCCCATGGATAGCTCATCAGAAGAG GAGTCTGTGGATCCCAGTGTGTATGATGCCATATCTCAGGTGtcagagctggaggagaaggtTTATGTGGAGCTCCAG GGGGCCAATGAGCTCGTCAAGGCAATGGAACAAACTTCGTATAACATTGAGATGGGACTTCCTGACCTGGTGGATCATGCCAGAAAACTGCTGG ATACCGTGTTGGCTTTGCAGTCTAGTGTGGATCAAGAGCGACTGGCAAGGTTGAACCCCAATTGTCGCTGA